The proteins below come from a single Papaver somniferum cultivar HN1 chromosome 11, ASM357369v1, whole genome shotgun sequence genomic window:
- the LOC113323903 gene encoding uncharacterized protein LOC113323903 isoform X2: MSAKEIGDNRPNEEMTEIKELLKVLVQSQAQQANTQNQMLEVLRSIDIASNKQTEKVTVKNSSDNSKGITKESGGDGKENQPPKVEEVIRKAEYYPDRNDLLLKGDCEKTIEYLKSNKEALTQGVTRRSHTVLHIAIYDERGMKLIEEIVKLMPPALLEYRAGVYNCTALHYAAQYGNLEAVVLLVIKNPRLPLLRDKRGLTPLVIALQNVSIYQKEVVEYLYSVTKDVVDGSPFLGVEGASTLCELIQAHFYALCLVMKFPTLATTKSNRFGMCGLEMMVRRPFAFQSGAKLTWWHNLIYSLIQVDMKTTCIQSVEPAECTIRDEENPDPENIDSNKIQESSKVPSSTIYKGPIISYLTRAIGIEHLYNQKLVHQQANALIKQIIGEICKSNTTLLNFLRNNRNIMKRAIKHGIIEFVAECIEKNNDLIFYKIPVENMLQMAITERKEMIVTFICKTADRLGGKNYLVSKRDADTNTILHCAAKLAPLAQLSLVSGAALQMQREMQWYKGIKSILRESDRYTRNENGDTAKFIFTEAHKDLVKEGRDWLKDTSGSCMIVGALIATVAFAAAFTVPGGNISESNNAMNGTPIFLGQSSFTVFAVSDALALFLRSHPCSCS; this comes from the exons ATGTCTGCTAAAGAAATAGGTGATAATCGACCGAACGAAGAAATGACAGAGATTAAAGAGTTACTTAAAGTACTCGTTCAATCTCAAGCACAACAAGCAAATACTCAAAATCAAATGCTAGAGGTATTAAGAAGCATTGACATTGCTAGTAATAAACAAACAG AAAAAGTAACCGTCAAAAATAGTAGTGACAATTCAAAAGGGATCACAAAGGAATCTGGTGGTGATGGGAAAGAAAATCAGCCACCAAAAGTCG AGGAAGTAATTCGCAAAGCGGAATACTACCCGGATAGAAACGATCTATTATTGAAAGGTGACTGCGAAAAGACGATCGAGTATCTTAAAAGCAATAAAGAAGCTCTTACGCAAGGAGTAACACGTAGATCACATACAGTGTTACATATAGCTATATACGACGAGAGAGGGATGAAGCTTATTGAGGAGATTGTGAAACTGATGCCACCAGCATTACTCGAATACAGAGCTGGGGTATATAATTGCACAGCACTTCATTACGCTGCCCAGTATGGAAATTTAGAAGCTGTTGTATTATTGGTAATTAAGAATCCGAGGTTGCCTCTGCTACGTGATAAAAGAGGATTAACACCACTAGTTATAGCTCTTCAAAATGTTTCAATTTACCAGAAGGAGGTAGTTGAGTATCTTTACTCTGTAACTAAAGACGTGGTAGACGGAAGTCCATTCTTGGGAGTTGAGGGTGCTTCTACTTTATGCGAATTAATTCAGGCCCATTTCTATG CACTCTGCCTAGTCATGAAGTTTCCCACACTGGCTACGACGAAATCAAATAGATTTGGTATGTGCGGATTGGAGATGATGGTTCGGAGGCCCTTTGCATTCCAAAGTGGCGCTAAGCTGACATGGTGGCACAACCTCATTTATTCGT TAATTCAAGTGGATATGAAAACTACATGTATCCAATCAGTGGAACCAGCTGAATGCACCATTAGAGACGAAGAGAACCCTGATCCAGAAAACATAGATTCCAACAAAATACAAGAAAGCTCAAAAGTCCCCTCATCAACTATTTATAAAGGGCCCATTATATCCTACTTAACACGCG CGATTGGCATCGAACATCTATATAACCAAAAGCTGGTGCACCAACAAGCAAATGCATTGATTAAGCAAATAATAGGAGAAATCTGCAAGTCAAATACTACATTATTAAACTTTTTGAGGAATAATCGAAACATCATGAAGAGAGCTATAAAGCATGGTATCATAGAATTTGTAGCGGAGTGCATCGAAAAGAATAATGATCTCATTTTTTATAAGATACCAGTGGAAAACATGTTACAAATGGCTATTACAGAACGGAAGGAAATGATAGTCACTTTCATATGTAAAACCGCTGACAGACTTGGAGGTAAGAATTATCTAGTTTCTAAAAGAGATGCGGACACCAATACCATTTTGCATTGCGCTGCCAAGCTAGCGCCTTTAGCTCAACTCAGTCTTGTCTCGGGTGCAGCGCTCCAAATGCAACGAGAAATGCAATGGTATAAG GGGATAAAAAGTATCTTACGTGAAAGTGATCGGTACACGAGAAATGAAAATGGAGATACAGCTAAATTTATATTTACCGAGGCACACAAGGATTTAGTGAAAGAAGGACGAGATTGGTTGAAAGATACATCTGGATCGTGCATGATAGTTGGTGCCTTAATTGCAACTGTAGCATTTGCAGCTGCTTTCACTGTTCCAGGAGGTAACATCAGTGAAAGTAACAACGCTATGAACGGCACCCCAATTTTTTTGGGACAGTCTTCATTCACTGTGTTTGCAGTATCAGATGCCTTAGCTCTATTTCTTCGATCACATCCGTGCTCATGTTCTTAG
- the LOC113323903 gene encoding uncharacterized protein LOC113323903 isoform X1, producing MSAKEIGDNRPNEEMTEIKELLKVLVQSQAQQANTQNQMLEVLRSIDIASNKQTEKVTVKNSSDNSKGITKESGGDGKENQPPKVEEVIRKAEYYPDRNDLLLKGDCEKTIEYLKSNKEALTQGVTRRSHTVLHIAIYDERGMKLIEEIVKLMPPALLEYRAGVYNCTALHYAAQYGNLEAVVLLVIKNPRLPLLRDKRGLTPLVIALQNVSIYQKEVVEYLYSVTKDVVDGSPFLGVEGASTLCELIQAHFYDIALCLVMKFPTLATTKSNRFGMCGLEMMVRRPFAFQSGAKLTWWHNLIYSLIQVDMKTTCIQSVEPAECTIRDEENPDPENIDSNKIQESSKVPSSTIYKGPIISYLTRAIGIEHLYNQKLVHQQANALIKQIIGEICKSNTTLLNFLRNNRNIMKRAIKHGIIEFVAECIEKNNDLIFYKIPVENMLQMAITERKEMIVTFICKTADRLGGKNYLVSKRDADTNTILHCAAKLAPLAQLSLVSGAALQMQREMQWYKGIKSILRESDRYTRNENGDTAKFIFTEAHKDLVKEGRDWLKDTSGSCMIVGALIATVAFAAAFTVPGGNISESNNAMNGTPIFLGQSSFTVFAVSDALALFLRSHPCSCS from the exons ATGTCTGCTAAAGAAATAGGTGATAATCGACCGAACGAAGAAATGACAGAGATTAAAGAGTTACTTAAAGTACTCGTTCAATCTCAAGCACAACAAGCAAATACTCAAAATCAAATGCTAGAGGTATTAAGAAGCATTGACATTGCTAGTAATAAACAAACAG AAAAAGTAACCGTCAAAAATAGTAGTGACAATTCAAAAGGGATCACAAAGGAATCTGGTGGTGATGGGAAAGAAAATCAGCCACCAAAAGTCG AGGAAGTAATTCGCAAAGCGGAATACTACCCGGATAGAAACGATCTATTATTGAAAGGTGACTGCGAAAAGACGATCGAGTATCTTAAAAGCAATAAAGAAGCTCTTACGCAAGGAGTAACACGTAGATCACATACAGTGTTACATATAGCTATATACGACGAGAGAGGGATGAAGCTTATTGAGGAGATTGTGAAACTGATGCCACCAGCATTACTCGAATACAGAGCTGGGGTATATAATTGCACAGCACTTCATTACGCTGCCCAGTATGGAAATTTAGAAGCTGTTGTATTATTGGTAATTAAGAATCCGAGGTTGCCTCTGCTACGTGATAAAAGAGGATTAACACCACTAGTTATAGCTCTTCAAAATGTTTCAATTTACCAGAAGGAGGTAGTTGAGTATCTTTACTCTGTAACTAAAGACGTGGTAGACGGAAGTCCATTCTTGGGAGTTGAGGGTGCTTCTACTTTATGCGAATTAATTCAGGCCCATTTCTATG ATATAGCACTCTGCCTAGTCATGAAGTTTCCCACACTGGCTACGACGAAATCAAATAGATTTGGTATGTGCGGATTGGAGATGATGGTTCGGAGGCCCTTTGCATTCCAAAGTGGCGCTAAGCTGACATGGTGGCACAACCTCATTTATTCGT TAATTCAAGTGGATATGAAAACTACATGTATCCAATCAGTGGAACCAGCTGAATGCACCATTAGAGACGAAGAGAACCCTGATCCAGAAAACATAGATTCCAACAAAATACAAGAAAGCTCAAAAGTCCCCTCATCAACTATTTATAAAGGGCCCATTATATCCTACTTAACACGCG CGATTGGCATCGAACATCTATATAACCAAAAGCTGGTGCACCAACAAGCAAATGCATTGATTAAGCAAATAATAGGAGAAATCTGCAAGTCAAATACTACATTATTAAACTTTTTGAGGAATAATCGAAACATCATGAAGAGAGCTATAAAGCATGGTATCATAGAATTTGTAGCGGAGTGCATCGAAAAGAATAATGATCTCATTTTTTATAAGATACCAGTGGAAAACATGTTACAAATGGCTATTACAGAACGGAAGGAAATGATAGTCACTTTCATATGTAAAACCGCTGACAGACTTGGAGGTAAGAATTATCTAGTTTCTAAAAGAGATGCGGACACCAATACCATTTTGCATTGCGCTGCCAAGCTAGCGCCTTTAGCTCAACTCAGTCTTGTCTCGGGTGCAGCGCTCCAAATGCAACGAGAAATGCAATGGTATAAG GGGATAAAAAGTATCTTACGTGAAAGTGATCGGTACACGAGAAATGAAAATGGAGATACAGCTAAATTTATATTTACCGAGGCACACAAGGATTTAGTGAAAGAAGGACGAGATTGGTTGAAAGATACATCTGGATCGTGCATGATAGTTGGTGCCTTAATTGCAACTGTAGCATTTGCAGCTGCTTTCACTGTTCCAGGAGGTAACATCAGTGAAAGTAACAACGCTATGAACGGCACCCCAATTTTTTTGGGACAGTCTTCATTCACTGTGTTTGCAGTATCAGATGCCTTAGCTCTATTTCTTCGATCACATCCGTGCTCATGTTCTTAG